A stretch of DNA from Shewanella sediminis HAW-EB3:
TGATAATACCCACACTTATTTTTAACCGCTAAGCCAATTGCTGCCATGAAAACCGAAGATCTTGCACTATTTAATAAGGTTGTCGAATATCAAAGCCAGAGTGCGGCGGCGAGAGCCTTGGGTATTCCTGTCTCAACAATTAGCCGCAACATTTGCCATTTAGAGGAGCATCTTGGCACCCGGTTGCTGGACCGAACTACTCGCAGTCTGGCACTGACCGAAGCGGGTATTGAATTGCTGGAAAGGAGCAAAGACATTCTTGCCGCAGTTGAAGCGCTGGAGCTGAGTGTGGGCCAGTTACAGTTGAAGCCAGAAGGTGCTGTAACCATCGCCGCTCCACTGGACTTTATCAACCTAGCCTGCAGCGATGCACTGAATGACTTTCATCAGCGCCATCCAAAGTTAAGAATGAGATTCATCTCCTATCAGAGCAGACAAAACCCAATGGATGTGAAGGCCGATCTTGTACTGTTTGTTTGTCATGGAAATCCGCCTGACAGCTCATTTATTGGCCATAAACTCACATCGATAAAACGAAGTTTTATCGCTAGTCCGGATTTTATTGCCAAACACCCACATCTTACTCATCCCAGCCAGCTGGGCGATTATCCTTGCCTGCTTTCGGCAAAAGGGGCGCAGCCTGCCAATATTTGGTTGTGGAGTGAACAGCAACAGTCCCATAGCGTAGAGGTAGATGGTCCGCTGGAATCGGAAACCAACGAACTGTGTATTACCGCCGCCGTTAACGGCGCTGGAGTGGCTTGGGTGCCGCCGGCTATGTGCCAGAAATACCTCAATGAGGGGCGATTGCAACAGGTTTTTGGTGACAAGTTTACCTGTGATGTGGACATTTGGGGACTCTACTCCAGTCGTCATTATCTGCCACACAGAGTACGTCTGGTGTTGGAATTCTTTCAACAGGAACTGTCGCAAATGCAGTAGTGGCGTGGTATCAGGTTTGAAAGCTGATACCATGCCGATAAACGCTAGGGGCTAAAACGATTTGGTCAGGGTAAAGACGAACGAAGAACCTTCTGCGGTGTTTTTGGCACCAAACTCATGCACATAGCGCAAGTTACCCTGCAGCAACCAAGGTAAATACAGCATGTTGAGCTCAGCACCAACGCCATAGGCTTCCTTACGTTCATCGGCAATGGTTCCAGGACCATCTTGGCTGTCATCGCTAATCTGCCATGTGGCGCAATAATTAATTCCGGGACGAACCAACCACTGGTTGTCGACCATAAATTGCTTGCCTATACCCCCTTCGATGGTAAATTCGGCTCCCGGACGAACATGGGTATCATCCTGCTCAGTGTGAACCAGTGTGCGGGTCAGTGCACTGATGGTCCAGGATTTCTCAGTATCCAGATAATAAGTTCCGCCGGCGGTCAACATACCAGACCAGTATCCTAAACCGGGTGAGGCCGCATCACTAAAGTCATAGTCACCAGTGGGTGCAATCAGTGCCAATGTCAGAATGGCATCATAACGTTCGCGGTACCAGAACAGGGCCAGAGGTTCCAGAATCACATCGCCTAACGCGAAAGATGTGTTGTCATCGACGCCAATGGGATCAATCGAGATGTCTTTGCTCACCATAGGAATAAGGACGTTATAGCCCCAGTTTGCACCCCAGATTTTCTTTTCTGTTATATGAACAAATCTATGTATCTGAGCATAAGCGCTCAGATCAAAATCCAAGCCGACATCATCGCCATTATTATCAGTCAGGGTATCGGCGTTGTACCAGGTGTTGTACATACGGTAGTGCAAGCCGGGTGGTGGCGGAGAACCAGCGGCGACGCCTTCTCCTCCCAATGGGTAATGGGAGCCCGAGGTCGCCGCAACGGCGGCAGAGGCATTCAAAACAAGACCGGTTATTCCGGCTAGGCACAGCAGCGAACGTTTATAGTTTTTCAATTTATCTCTCCTGGTTAGAATGTTTTTAGAAATATTTAAAGTCCATGACTTGACTGCCACTGTGAATAAAATCATTGTGATTTTATGGCGGCATTTAAAAGTATTTAATGTTTTTACTGTTAGTTATTAACTCTTGATTGTTGGTTGTTAGTTATATTGGCCTGATTCCTATTGTCCTGGTTGGGTTCTGTCTAGTTTGATGAGATTAAAGTTTTTAACTTGTAGAGATCATGCTCTGTCATTTATTTACCGTAAGCTCATGGGTTTACAATTTAAATCCGCATTCATTTTATTGTTATTTTATAATCCATTTCTCAGCGCTGTTTATTAAGGTATATGTTTTTCTCCTAACGTAACTTCAAGTGTTTGAGATGATGCATGACTTTCTTATATGTATTTGTGAGAGATATCTTGAAAGAGGAAATTATACTGTGCAGTTTTTGAGAAGGTGCTTCCAGAATATTGCGCTACATTAAGATCCATGGCCTCTATACAATTTATCTCAACATTAACCGTTTTTTGGTTTCGACCAACTCTCAAAGATGTAGGGATAAGTATGAGCGAACAAGAGAAACAAGCCGTCGACGAGAGTCGGCGTCAGCTATTAAAAATCGGTGCAGGCACCATAGCCGGTGTCGGCGTCGTGGCAGGAGCAGGAACTTGGATAAAACAAAAAGTTGAAGGTGTCGAGCAAGATGGCTATCCAGTTGAAATTTCGCCTGAATTAAAACCCAAAGATCAGCGCGATGTGCTGCTTACCTTTGCCTGCAGTCCGGCATTGGCCGCAAAGCATCCAGAGCGTAACCTGAGTTTTAGTTTGGATAGTGAGGGTCCGATTAAGCCGGGCGAAAAAGCGTTTAATTTCCAGCAGCACTGTCAGAATTTCCTTACTGCACCCGAGCGAGCCGATAATACCAAGGTTGGCTATACCCAACTGGATTATGCCCTCGAAGAAGCATGCTGGGAAGGTATGAACCGGATGGCGCCGATGCAGGCATTCGGTTTCCCCAATCAAGGGATGTTCGGCTGGGATCAGTCCGATGTCGTAGATCATAAGTACCCGTTTGAAGATTCGGTAGAGATGATCAGCGCGATTAAGACAGCGGCCAAAACATTCGGCGCCGTCAGAGTGGGTATTTGCCGGCCTGACAAGCGTTGGAACTATGACCCTCTCTATGATGCCATTCAAGAAAAAACCCTTAGCTGGGAAGAGGATTTTCCGTTCGAGCCTAAATCGGTCATCGTGATGCTAACCGATATGGACTATGAGGCAATGGCTTGTGCTCCGATGATCCCGGCATCAGCTACTGCGGCCATGGGTTATAGCCATAATACCTTGCAGGCCGGCGCTATGGCTAAGTTCCTGCGAAGGCTTGGTTACCCGGCCGTCGGTTCCGGTAATGACTTAGGGAACTCGGTTGCCTATGCAATTTCCGCCGGACTCGGTGAGGGAGCGCGTAATGGTCAGATAATTGCGCCTGGCCTAGGCCCAAGAGTGCGTATTTCCAAGGTTTATACCAATCTTGAGCTCGATGACGCCGCCTATGACAAGCC
This window harbors:
- a CDS encoding LysR family transcriptional regulator, with protein sequence MKTEDLALFNKVVEYQSQSAAARALGIPVSTISRNICHLEEHLGTRLLDRTTRSLALTEAGIELLERSKDILAAVEALELSVGQLQLKPEGAVTIAAPLDFINLACSDALNDFHQRHPKLRMRFISYQSRQNPMDVKADLVLFVCHGNPPDSSFIGHKLTSIKRSFIASPDFIAKHPHLTHPSQLGDYPCLLSAKGAQPANIWLWSEQQQSHSVEVDGPLESETNELCITAAVNGAGVAWVPPAMCQKYLNEGRLQQVFGDKFTCDVDIWGLYSSRHYLPHRVRLVLEFFQQELSQMQ
- a CDS encoding SphA family protein, which produces MKNYKRSLLCLAGITGLVLNASAAVAATSGSHYPLGGEGVAAGSPPPPGLHYRMYNTWYNADTLTDNNGDDVGLDFDLSAYAQIHRFVHITEKKIWGANWGYNVLIPMVSKDISIDPIGVDDNTSFALGDVILEPLALFWYRERYDAILTLALIAPTGDYDFSDAASPGLGYWSGMLTAGGTYYLDTEKSWTISALTRTLVHTEQDDTHVRPGAEFTIEGGIGKQFMVDNQWLVRPGINYCATWQISDDSQDGPGTIADERKEAYGVGAELNMLYLPWLLQGNLRYVHEFGAKNTAEGSSFVFTLTKSF
- a CDS encoding reductive dehalogenase, encoding MSEQEKQAVDESRRQLLKIGAGTIAGVGVVAGAGTWIKQKVEGVEQDGYPVEISPELKPKDQRDVLLTFACSPALAAKHPERNLSFSLDSEGPIKPGEKAFNFQQHCQNFLTAPERADNTKVGYTQLDYALEEACWEGMNRMAPMQAFGFPNQGMFGWDQSDVVDHKYPFEDSVEMISAIKTAAKTFGAVRVGICRPDKRWNYDPLYDAIQEKTLSWEEDFPFEPKSVIVMLTDMDYEAMACAPMIPASATAAMGYSHNTLQAGAMAKFLRRLGYPAVGSGNDLGNSVAYAISAGLGEGARNGQIIAPGLGPRVRISKVYTNLELDDAAYDKPRDFGILSFCENCKRCAESCPGKAISMDDKPSMGSTLPGHDDPDYNWQGQPGIRKFHNDAKKCFKFWSDNGGDCGACISSCPWNKPDFWHHRLIDGSNTFTGGAVHSMMKQADILFGYGNVNDEKAVKKFWRSGFSGDFT